The following DNA comes from Janthinobacterium sp. TB1-E2.
TCGACCTTCATCAAGCCCAGCTCCTCGAGGTCGTTCTTGTCCCACTCGATGACGCTGCGCTCGGCCATGGTGGCGTTTTCAATCGGCACCAGGCGCGACAATTTTCCATGCGCAATGACGAAGCCGCCCGGATGCTGCGACAGATGGCGGGGAAAGCCCAGCAGCTGCTGCGCCAGGCCGGCCCACTGCTGCGACAATGCCGCTTCCGGGTCGAGCCCGCATTCGGCCAGGCGCTCCAACAGATCGCGCTTGCCGTCGAACCAGCGGTGCGCCTTGGCCACTTTTTCCACGATGGCCAGGTCGATCCCCAGCGCCCGGCCGCTGTCGCGCAAGGCGCTTTTCGGACGGTAGCTGATCACCACGGCGGCCAGCGCGGCCCGCTCGCGCCCATATTTTCCGTAGATATATTGAATCACCTCTTCGCGCCGCTGGTGCTCGAAGTCGACGTCGATGTCGGGCGGCTCGTTGCGCTCGCGCGACATGAAGCGCCCGACCAGCGAATTGCCGCGTGCCGGGTCCACTTCCGTGATGTGCAGGCAATAGCAGACGGCCGAATTGGCGGCCGAGCCCCTGCCCTGGCACAGGATGTTTTGCGAGCGGGCAAAGCGCACGATATCGTACACGGTCAAAAAGTACGCTTCATACGACAGCTCGGCGATCAGATCCAGCTCCTGCTCGATCTGTTCCTGCACGTTGGCCGGAATGCCCAACGGAAAGCGGAGACGCGCGCCCGCATATGTTTCCTCGCGCAGATAGGTCGCCGGCGTGTGGCCGCCCGGCACCAGTTCGTCGGGATAGTCATAGTGCAGGCTGTCGAGGGAAAATTCGCACATCTTGGCGATGCGCAAGGTTTCCGCCAGCGCTTGCGGCGGATACACATTGGCCAGCCGCAGGCGCGCGCGCAAATGCTGCTCCGCGTTTTGCGCCAGCGCATAGCCGCATTCGCCCACGGGCTTGCCCACGCGAATCGCGCACAAAGTGTCGAGCAGGGGCTTGCGCGAACGCACGTGCATGCACACGTGGCCGACGGCCACCACGGGCAAACCCTGCGCCTGCGCCGCCTCTTGCACGGCGCTGCGGTGCGCGTCATCCTGCGCCCGCTGCAGCAGGTTCAGGCCGATCCAGCTGCGCTCGCCGCCAAAGGTGGCCGCCATCCACGCCCCCTGTGCGCGCACGGTTTCCGGCTGGGCCGGATAGCTGGGCAGCAAGATCATCAGACAGCCGGGCAGCCCCTGCAAATGCGCAAACTCGGCCGAAGGCGCCGCAAAATCGTCGGGCGTCAGCAAATAGCGCCCCTTGGCCGCCCGCGTGCGCGCCATGGTAATCAGTTCCGACAAATTGCCATAACCGTCGATGTCCCGCACCAGCGCCAGCAAGGACAGGGCCGGACTGCCGTCGGCCTGCGTCAAATGAAAATGCGCGCCGATAATCAGCGGAAAACCGGCCCGCTTGGCCGTCGCATGGGCACGCACGACACCCGCCAGCGAGCACTCGTCGGTGATGGCCAGCCCCTTGTACCCGAGCTGGACGGCGCGCGCCACCAGCTCTTCCGCATGCGAGGCTCCATGCAGGAAGCTGAAATTGCTCAAGCAGTACAGCTCAGCATACTCGGGTAAGACGGCGCCCCACATGATCTACCTCAATACTGTATATAAACACAGTATACTATACTCATCTGGAAGCAAGGGGCCGGTTTAAGCAGGGGCCAGCACTGCATGAAGAAGCCATAGCGAACGGAAGGGAGAGGTGGCAGGGAAGCGCAACAGCTGTTGATTTAGAAAGTCAAAAGCTGAGAGCCTGAAAAGTCAATGCGCGACAATACGAAACTCCGTTGCGGTGGCGATGGGACGAACTTGATTGCGCTCCCGTTTCAATTCCACGATGCCGTAGTTGGACATGGTTTTCAGTGTCCGCGACAGATTGCTCGGTTTACGGCCCGTTGTCTCAGCCAAGGCCGAGATGGATTCCGGTTGCGTTTCCAGAATCACGTGCAGCAACGCCCGGTTTTCGTCGCTCAGGACTTCCGCCAGCGATTTGATGGAAGTGAACCAGACTTTGGGTTCGTTCGGCTTCGGTTTATAGGTACCGCGAGCGATGGCGAGCACGCGTTCGCGGATTTTCTCTTGCGGCATGATGCCAATAAAAATCGGTTTCATTGCTTTTTTACCTCCAGCAAAATGCGGTCCACGTCAGCAAAGAAGTCATTGATCAGATGCTGTGCGTCCTTGAATTCGTATGGCACTCCCTGATCTGACGGATGCCGATGTTTATGGTCAAAAGTCACGATACGTCCCGCATATTTGAATTTCTTTGGCGGCTTCACCATATGGGCATTGTCGTAACCGAGGATGCGTTTGCCATACGGTTCGTGCAACGTCAGCGAGTAGCGTATGCCGTGGGGGATCTCATCCGATACCTTTGTCCGTCTGGCTTCTATCTTGATCCAATAACCGCCATCCTGGTCGAGTATGGAACCATCAAGGTCCAGCAATGTATAAA
Coding sequences within:
- a CDS encoding error-prone DNA polymerase gives rise to the protein MWGAVLPEYAELYCLSNFSFLHGASHAEELVARAVQLGYKGLAITDECSLAGVVRAHATAKRAGFPLIIGAHFHLTQADGSPALSLLALVRDIDGYGNLSELITMARTRAAKGRYLLTPDDFAAPSAEFAHLQGLPGCLMILLPSYPAQPETVRAQGAWMAATFGGERSWIGLNLLQRAQDDAHRSAVQEAAQAQGLPVVAVGHVCMHVRSRKPLLDTLCAIRVGKPVGECGYALAQNAEQHLRARLRLANVYPPQALAETLRIAKMCEFSLDSLHYDYPDELVPGGHTPATYLREETYAGARLRFPLGIPANVQEQIEQELDLIAELSYEAYFLTVYDIVRFARSQNILCQGRGSAANSAVCYCLHITEVDPARGNSLVGRFMSRERNEPPDIDVDFEHQRREEVIQYIYGKYGRERAALAAVVISYRPKSALRDSGRALGIDLAIVEKVAKAHRWFDGKRDLLERLAECGLDPEAALSQQWAGLAQQLLGFPRHLSQHPGGFVIAHGKLSRLVPIENATMAERSVIEWDKNDLEELGLMKVDVLALGMLSALRRALELVGARRGEEFRLQDIPREDPATYDMMCEADTIGVFQIESRAQMSMLPRLRPREFYDLVIEVALVRPGPIQGGMVHPYLQRRQQKELVEYPKGLEKALGRTLGIPIFQEQVMQVAIIAADFTPGEADQLRRAMAAWKRKGGMNNYHDRIVNAMVDNGYEKKFAEAIFSQIEGFGEYGFPESHAASFALLTYASSWLKCHEPAAFLCALLNSQPMGFYSPSQLVQDGRRHGVQVLPVDVAISAWEATLEETVEGAAPAVRLGLNSLFGMRAEAARHIEDARAIAAFVDVADLALRGGLDRHDLQVLAAGNALHALAGHRREALWQAAGAVPDRDLLRATTQEEGLPMLAAPTEGESIVSDYRAQGLTLGRHPLALLRRQLLEQRFMPASTLMTYTSGQVARACGIVTVRQRPGTAKGVIFMTLEDETGTVNVIVWPDLVESQRREVLSAPLLGVYGVWQREGIVRNLVAKRLVDMSHLLGRLRTSSRDFC
- a CDS encoding transcriptional regulator, which encodes MKPIFIGIMPQEKIRERVLAIARGTYKPKPNEPKVWFTSIKSLAEVLSDENRALLHVILETQPESISALAETTGRKPSNLSRTLKTMSNYGIVELKRERNQVRPIATATEFRIVAH
- a CDS encoding toxin-antitoxin system TumE family protein, whose protein sequence is MWIDPAIYTLLDLDGSILDQDGGYWIKIEARRTKVSDEIPHGIRYSLTLHEPYGKRILGYDNAHMVKPPKKFKYAGRIVTFDHKHRHPSDQGVPYEFKDAQHLINDFFADVDRILLEVKKQ